Proteins encoded by one window of Cucumis melo cultivar AY unplaced genomic scaffold, USDA_Cmelo_AY_1.0 utg001407l, whole genome shotgun sequence:
- the LOC127147284 gene encoding LOW QUALITY PROTEIN: polygalacturonase-like (The sequence of the model RefSeq protein was modified relative to this genomic sequence to represent the inferred CDS: deleted 3 bases in 3 codons), with protein MALHKTLFILFLFLTLASASTFNVVDFGAKPNIGTDSSQAFEEAWASACRATTAVSIYVPKGRFYVKSIAFEGPCNNNDITIRIDGTLLAPSNYAVIANSGNWITFKRVDGVNVFGGVLDAQGFGLWACKNSKSSCPSGATSLEFSNSKNIMVSGLTSLNSQMFHIVINGCQNVKAQGLKISAAGNSPNTDGIHVALSSTVTILNSIIGTGDDCISIGPGTSNLWIENVACGPGHGISIGSLGREVQEDGVENVTVKSATFTNTQNGVRIKTWGKPSNGFARSVIFQDIVMVNVENPIIIDQNYCPDNKGCPGQDSGVKISDVTYENIHGTSATQVAMKFDCSSKFPCNDITLEDVELSYKNEAAEASCSHAEGSAAGLVQPSSCL; from the exons ATGGCTCTTCACAAAACCTTATTCattcttttcctcttcctcaCTTTGGCCTCGGCTTCCACCTTTAACGTAGTCGATTTCGGTGCAAAACCCAACATCGGAACCGACTCATCGCAGGCGTTCGAGGAAGCTTGGGCTAGTGCATGTCGTGCAACGACAGCCGTGTCCATTTATGTTCCAAAAGGGAGATTCTATGTGAAAAGTATAGCATTTGAAGGGCCTTGCAATAATAATGATATCACTATACGAATTGATGGGACGCTTTTGGCTCCATCAAACTATGCTGTGATTGCAAATTCAGGAAATTGGATCACTTTTAAACGTGTTGATGGTGTTAACGTGTTTGGTGGCGTTCTTGATGCCCAAGGATTTGGATTATGGGCTTGCAAGAATTCCAAAAGCTCTTGCCCCTCCGGAGCCACG TCGTTGGAATTTTCCAATTCAAAGAATATAATGGTTAGTGGCTTAACGTCACTAAATAGTCAAATGTTCCACATAGTAATCAATGGTTGTCAAAATGTGAAAGCACAAGGACTA AAGATATCAGCTGCTGGTAATAGCCCAAACACCGACGGCATTCACGTAGCATTATCCTCAACGGTTACTATCCTCAACTCTATAATTGGCACGGGCGACGATTGCATTTCAATAGGTCCTGGCACGTCGAACTTGTGGATTGAGAATGTTGCTTGTGGACCTGGACATGGAATCAG CATTGGGAGTTTAGGAAGAGAAGTGCAAGAAGATGGTGTTGAGAATGTAACAGTTAAATCTGCTACATTCACAAACACACAAAATGGGGTCAGAATTAAAACATGGGGAAAGCCGAGCAATGGATTTGCAAGAAGCGTTATCTTTCAAGACATTGTAATGGTCAATGTGGAAAATCCTATCATTATTGATCAAAATTATTGCCCCGACAACAAAGGTTGTCCTGGACAG GATTCTGGAGTTAAAATCAGCGATGTGACATAT GAAAACATACACGGAACATCAGCGACGCAAGTTGCGATGAAATTCGATTGTAGCTCGAAATTTCCATGCAATGACATAACTTTGGAGGATGTGGAGTTGAGTTATAAGAATGAAGCAGCTGAAGCTTCATGTAGTCATGCTGAA GGAAGTGCTGCTGGTTTAGTTCAGCCATCAAGTTGTTTGTAG